In the genome of Aequorivita sp. H23M31, the window GATGCACCTATTATTGGTGCAGGAACTTATGCAAATAATGCAACCTGCGCTGTGTCCTCAACTGGCTGGGGAGAATTCTTTATTCGTTCTGTAGTCGCCTACGATATTTCTGCATTAATGGAATATAAAGGGATGAGTTTAAAAGATGCCGCAAAAGAGGTAATTCAGAAAAAAGTTCCTGAACTCGGTGGTGAAGGCGGAATTGTAGCAATTGATAAAGATGCAAATGTAACTATGGAATTCAATACGGCAGGAATGTATAGAGCAACTATGAATTCTGAAGGTGAAATGGTGATTGGGATTTATAAAGAAAGCGAGTGAATAAAATATATAGACTAAATTCCCGAGTTCTCAATCTAAAAGATAATGCTTATAACGACTCCCATAAATAGAGTATATTTAGAAAGACCAATTGCGCGAAAATCTTATTTCCCTTACATTTAAATCTTCCAAAAATTGACCAGTTATGAAAACATTCCATCGTCTTTTCATCCTTTCACTAATTCTCTTGATTTTTTCCTGTAAGAAGAAAGACGAGCATTCCGAAACTGACAATCTCTTTAAGTTCAAGGATTATATTTCGTATAACACCTACGGAAATAAATCCATTACCACCGACATAAAAGTGGGGTTGGCAAAACCTTTGGATCAGTTCGAAATGACCCAAGAACTCAAAACCCAAGATTATTTAGAGATTTCTCCCAAGGTGGATGGAAAGTTAGCAATCCAAAATGGGAATACATTAATCTTTCAGCCTTCCAAAAATCTAAAACCGGATACTGAATATACCGTTACGGTAAAACTCAACAAGCTTTACGACAATATTTCCAAGGAGTTTAAAACATATACTTTTAGTTTTAAAACCATTAAGCCGAATTTCAGGGTTGTAATGGGAAATTTGCAATCGTATAATAAGGAGTGGCAATACTTGGAAGGGGAGATAGAGGCATCGGATGCAATTTCCTTGGAAAATACGAAGCAGCTCATTTCGGCATCACAAAACGGTAAAAACTTAAAACTAAAATGGCCAACAGAAGCTGCCGACGGTGAGATTTTTAATTTTACCATTGATAGCATTAGCCGGAAAATGGATGATTCTGAAATACTAATTAAATGGGATGGGAAATCCATTGGTGCTGAAAATAAAGGAGAAAATACATTTAAAATCCCGGGACGAAATAATTTCACAATATTGGATGTTAAGAGCACTCCCGGTCCCCAGGCACTTCTGAGTATCAACTTTTCAGATCCTTTGATGGTCAACCAGGATTTTGCTGGATTGGTAACCATTGAAAATACTAATAATCTTCGTTACGAGGTGGATGGTAACGTACTAAACGTTTATCCACCCAACAGAGTTGTGGGAGATGTAAAGGTGAATATTTTCAGGGGAATCAAAAATACAGAAGGTGTAGGCCTTAAAAAGGAATTTTCAGAATTGATTTCCTTTGAAGCATTAAAACCTGCTATCAGAATGATTTCCAAAGGTGTGATACTGCCAAATTCGGCTTCAACTCCGGTTTATTTTGAAGCTGTAAATCTTTCCAAAGTGGACGTTCGCGTGATAAAAATTTATCAAGACAATGTACTTCAGTTTCTGCAAAGCTATAATCTCAACGACATCGAGAGTTATGATATTCGGCGGGTGGGAAGAAGAATTGCCAAAAAAACGATCGACTTAAAAGCTGGGGGTCTTGGTGGTGATGCAAGTTGGAAGGCCTATGCTATCAATCTTTCGGAATACTTTAATGCCGATCCGGGAGCTATTTATCAACTTGAGCTCAGTTTTAAGAGGGATTATATTACGTATGATTGTGCGGGAATAGTTGCAAAAGAAACTGATACCGAAGAGGACGATGAAGATGATTATTATGAAAATGATCCATATTATAAAATGGATTCTTCAGAAGACGAAGAAATACGCGAACAACGGTATTGGGATAACGAGATTTATCGTTGGAGAACTTACAATTATAACTGGGAGCAACAGGATAATCCGTGCCATCCGGCATATTACAATAGCGATCGGGTTGTAACTACGAATATCTTAGGGTCCGATTTAGGGCTTATCGTGAAAAAAGGGAATAACCGTACCTACCAATTTTTTACCACGAATTTGTTGACTGCTGAGCCAGAGAATGGCGTCAAAATCCAGATCTATAATTATCAGAAACAACGCGTTGGCGCTGTTCTTACAGAATCTGATGGAAAAGGTATTTTCGATAACAGTCAAAATGCCGCCTTTGCCATTGCCCAAAAAGGAAATAATTATGCCTATGTAAAACTGGAAGATGGCAATGCGCTTTCAATGAGCAATTTTGATATTTCAGGGAAGGAACTTCAAAAGGGATTAAAGGGATTTACCTATACCGAGCGTGGAGTCTACCGTCCCGGCGATAGCATCCATCTCACTTTTGTTCTAAATGACAACGCGAATCCACTTCCCAAAAATCATCCCGTAACCCTTTCAGTTACTGATGCAAGAGGAAAACTTGTGCAAAGAACTGTACTGAATAAATATTCTAATTTCTCCCCCACGGGGGGAGATCCCGCAGGGAGAGGGGGACTGGGTGCGAGGGGTACTAAGAACTTCTATTATTTTCCCATCACCACCGAAGCTTCCGCCCCCACTGGAAACTGGAATGCAACCATAACAGTAGGAGGAGCCCAATTCAGCCACACTCTGAAGGTAGCTACGATTAAGCCCAACCGCCTAAAAATTAAACTCGATTTCGATGATGAAATCTTGGACGCTACCAAGCCAATAAAAGGGACGGTCAGCGCAATGTGGCTTCACGGTTCGCCGGCCAGGGATTTAAAAATAGATATGACCGCCACACTACGGGCAAGCAGTTCTGCTTTTCCAAAATATCCAAAATATAACTTTATCGACCCAGTACGGAATTTTGATGAAGTTGAAATCCCGGTTTTGGACACCAAACTATCTTCGGAAGGAAGTACGTCTTTCAGTAAAAATCTGGAAGTGGGCAAAAATGCACCCGGAATGTTGAAAGCGACTTTTTTGACAAAAGTATATGAAGGCGGTGGCGATTTTTCATTGGATGTATTCACCAAGGAATTGGCGCCCTATTCCTATTTCGTGGGATTAAAATCACCTGAAGCGCGTGAATACGGCTCTTATTATACCGATGAGAACACCTCATTTGATGTTCAAACCGTCGATGCACAGGGAAATCCTGCGGGAAATCGAAATCTAGAAGTCAAGGTTTTTCAAATTGAATGGCGCTGGTGGTGGAACCGTGGTCAGGACAATCTTTCTACTTATGAAAACTCAACTGTGCACAGACCAGTAAAGGATTTCACTATAACCACCGATGCAAGTGGGAAAGGCAAATTCAACATAAATATTCCCGATGAAGAAGGTGGCAGATATTTGGTTCGGGTAATCGATCCTCAATCCGGACACGCTACAGGAGGAGTAGCTTATTTCTATAAAAACTGGTGGCAGCGTCCAAGTGATGGTGATGCAGAAAGTGCCAAAATGTTGGTATTTTCATCCAATAAGGATAAATATAAAGTCGGTGAAAAAGCATCCATAACCTTTCCTTCAGGCAGTGATGGCAGAGCGTTGGTAAGTGTTGAAAATGGCACGGAAGTTTTGGAAACCTATTGGATTGAGACTCAAAAAGGGAAAACTCAGGTGGCTATTCCAATTACCGAGGAGATGGCTCCCAATATTTATGTGAATATTTCCTTACTTCAACCGCATAACCAGACCAAAAATGATTTACCAATGCGCCTTTATGGGGTAATTCCGATTTCGGTAGAAAATCCTTCCACTGTGCTTCATCCAAAAATCACTATGCCTGAAGTTTTAAAACCTGAGGAAAATTTCACCGTAAAAGTTTCCGAAGAAAATAATAAACCTATGACTTATACTTTGGCGGTGGTAGATGATGGACTTTTGGATTTGACCCGATATAAAACTCCGGATATTCACGGCGCATTTTATAGTCGCGAAGCGCTTGGCGTAAAAACCTTTGATATGTTTGATTACGTTATCGGCGCTTATTCCGGCAGTGTGGACAATATTTACGCCATTGGAGGTGGCGATGAAGCTTTGGGAGCAAAAAACAGAAAGGCTGATCGGTTTAAACCGGTGGTAAAATATCTCGGCCCATTTGAACTTGCCGCAGGAAAGACTGCCACACATCAAATAATGATGCCAAATTATGTGGGTTCTGTGCGTACAATGGTTGTTGCGGGGGATAACTCAAAAGGCGCTTATGGAAATGCCGAAAAAACCACGCCCGTCCGTAAACCCTTGATGGTGTTGGCATCACTTCCGAGGAAATTATCTCCAGGTGAAAAAGTCACTCTTCCAGTTACGGTGTTTGCTATGGAAAATAAAGTGAAAAACGTTTCCATTTCCGTAAAAGCCAGCGATGCTTTAAAACCAGTCAATGGAACTTCAAAAACTATTTCCTTTAATTCTCCTGGGGAACAAATTGTCAATTTTGAGTTCGATGTGCTACCAACTCAAAAATTCCAAACAATTGAAATATTGGCATCTGGAAATGGAGAAAAGGCAAGTTACAAAGTAGAAATCGACGTTGAGAACCCGAATCCGATTTCGCAGAAAACAACGGATTATACATTGGACGGGAATGCATCGCAGACAATTGATTTTGCAACTTTTGGAGTTCCTGGAAGCAATGGAGCCACTCTTGAATTCTCCACTTTGCCACCGATGAATTTTGGAAGGAGAATGAGCTTTTTGATCCATTATCCTTACGGTTGTTTGGAACAGACCACCTCAGCGGCATTCCCGCAGTTATATTTGGCAGATGTTTTTGATATTCCCTTTGATAAAAAACAGCAAATGGAGAAAAATATCAAAGCTGCAATTGAGAGGATGAATCGATTTCAGACTACAAATGGCGGACTTGCCTATTGGCCAGGCGAACGTGAAGCAGATGAATGGACAACCAATTACGCCGGGCATTTTATGCTTGAAGCACAACAAAAAGGATATGCCCTACCCATCAGCTTTATGAGCAATTGGATATCGTACCAGCAAAATACGGCGCGACAATGGCGGAATTCCTATGCAGTTTACAATTCCAGTTTAACACAGGCTTATAGACTTTACACATTGGCACTTGCCGGAAAACCGGAATTAGCCGCGATGAACAGATTGCGCGAAAGCAAAGAACTCAGCAATGATGCCAAGTGGCGCCTGGCAGCAGCCTATGCCTTAGCTGGTAAAAAAAGTGTCGCACAGGAAATCGCACAGACTGCAAACATTAATTTCATACCTCAGAAATATGACAATTATACTTACGGTTCTCCCTTTAGAAACAAAGCGATGGCCTTGGAAACTATGGTTCTTTTGGATGATCCAAAACAGCGGGATTTGGCATTGTCATTAGCAAAGGATTTAGGGATGGATCGTTGGTATAGCACCCAAGAAACGGCATATGCACTTTTGGCAATGGCAAAAATGGTGGAAAAAAACGGTGGAAAAGCAATGGAACTCACCTTTACCAAAAATGGAAAGACGGAAGAAGTAAAAAGCGACCGCGCCTTGGTGCAAAAGAATCTTTCGTTTACAATGGGAAGCAATTCCGTTACAGTTACCAATAAAAAAGGAAATGTGGTTTACGTCACCCTTTCACAAACAGGAAAATTACCTCTTGGTGATGAAATGGCCGAACAGCGCAACCTTTCCATCAAATCGCAGTACTTGGATGGTGCTGGAAAAGTATTGGACGTTACCAATTTGCGACAAGGAACAGAAATCATAGCAAAAGTGAGCATCACCAACACTTCAAGCAATGCCATAAAAAATGTTGCTTTGGCGAAAATCTTCCCTAGAGGATGGGAAATCGTCAACACCAGTTTTACCGAACTCGGTGGCGGTGCAAGCGGAAATGCACGCTATACGGATATCCGAGATGACCGAGTTAATTTCTTTTTCGATTTGGATAGAAATGAAACCAGAACATATACCGTAAAATTGAATGCCTCTTATTTAGGAACTTATTATCTGCCGGGGACCCAGGTGGAGGGAATGTATGACCATAGTTATTTTGCGAGGAATAAGGGGATGTGGGTTGAGGTGAAGTTATGAGTTATGTTTTTTTCTAATTTTAATTATAATAACGGTGTCATACTGAGCCTGTCGATGCGCAACTGAGTGGGTCTTCGACAAGCTCAGACTGACAAATGGAATACAAATTTATTTGGAACAAATGGTGTCCTGCTGAGCCTGTCGATGCGCAACTGAGTGGGTCTTCGACAAGCTCAGACTGACAAATGGAATACAAATTTATTTGGAACAAATGGTGTCCTGCTGAGCTTGTCGAAGCGCCTCCAGACGGTCGAAATTTTTAACAATGAAATATTACTTTACATATATAGTTCTCTGTTCCGACAATTCCTATTATACAGGAATAACCAATGATTTGGAACGAAGACTTGTACAGCACAATGAGGGTATAAAAAGGGATTGTTATACATTTAATAGAAGACCAGTAGAATTGAAGTGGTATTTACAATGCACAAATCCATCTGAAGCGATAAAAATTGAAAAACAAATAAAGGGCTGGTCAAGAAGAAAGAAAACTGCGTTGATAGAAGAGAATTGGCAAGATTTAATTGAGTTTTCAAAAAACTATACTGAATATGGACATCCGGATAATCGGCACCTCGGGACCGACTGACATTTGGATTACCAATTTAATTTAGAAATAATTTTGTCACGCTGAGCTTGTCTGACCTGAGCGTGTCGAAGGTTCGAAGCGCGGATGGCAAAAGGTCTTCGACAGGCTCAGACTGACATTTGGATTACCAATTTAGATTTGAACCAACGTTGTCACGCTGAGCTTGTCGAAGCGCAACGCACGGGTCTTCCACTCCCGATATCCTCGGGACAGAATGACATTTGCATTATCAATTAGATTTGAACCAACGTTGTCATGCTTTTCAAAGCACAGTTGGCAAAGAATCTTCGACAAGCTAAGACTGACAAATGGAACACAAATTTATTTAGAACAAACCTGGTCATGCTGAGCTTGTCGAAGCACAGTTGGCAAAAGGTCTTCGACAAGCTCAGAGTGATATTTGGATTATCAATTTAGAATTGAACCAACGTTGTCACGCTGAGCTTGCCGAAGCGCAACGCACTGGTCTTCGACAAGCTCAGACTGACATTCGTATTCATAATTGAATTAAATTTTAAAATTGAAATTCCCTCGGTCAAATAATTATATTAAACCCCACAAAATAAAACTCAGCCTCCTACTGGTTTTGTTTCTGCTCTGGCTTTTCTGTCTTCCGTCTCCGCTATTTAATGTACCAACAGCCACGGTGGCGGAAAGCAGCAACGGGCAAATGCTCGGAGCTCGAATTGCGGCAGATGGCCAATGGCGATTCCCGCAAATGGATTCTGTGCCGGTGCGTTTTGAAAAATGTGTGCTATATTTTGAGGATGAATATTTTTATCTGCATCCGGGTTTTAATCCGGTTTCCATCTCCAAAGCGCTTTGGAACAATATGAGCGGGAAACCGCGCCGTGGTGGAAGTACGATTACTCAGCAAGTTATCCGTCTTTCGCGTGAAAATAAAGGAAGAACCTATTTTGAAAAACTGATTGAAATATTTCAAGCCACACGATTGGAAGCGGGTTATAGCAAAAAATCCATTTTAAATCTCTACGCTTCTTACGCCCCTTTCGGAGGAAACGTTGTGGGATTGGAAACAGCTTCTTGGCGTTATTTTGGAATTCCTGCTAGTGAACTTAGTTGGGGGCAATCCGCTGCTTTGGCTGTTCTTCCGAATGCCCCTTCATTAATATTTCCTGGAAAAAACGAAGTATTACTAAAACACAAAAGAGATGCTTTGTTATTTAAACTTTTTCACAAGAAAGTAATTGACAAAACCACGTATGAGTTGGCTATAGAAGAAGTTTTGCCCGGAAAACCCCAACCTTTGCCAGAAGTTGCTCCTCATCTAACGGAGAAAATCAGAAAAGAACATCCCGGAAAACGTATTCAAACTACTGTAGATTTCGCACTTCAAAATAAAGTGAACCATATTGTAAAAGAACACCATTATATTTTGGCGCAAAACCAAATTCACAATCTGGCCGTGCTGGTTATGGACGTGAATACTCGCGAAATCTTGGCTTATGTTGGCAATTCTCCCACCACTGCAGATCATAATAATTTTGTGGATATCATTGAGAAACCTAGAAATACCGG includes:
- a CDS encoding Ig-like domain-containing alpha-2-macroglobulin family protein translates to MKTFHRLFILSLILLIFSCKKKDEHSETDNLFKFKDYISYNTYGNKSITTDIKVGLAKPLDQFEMTQELKTQDYLEISPKVDGKLAIQNGNTLIFQPSKNLKPDTEYTVTVKLNKLYDNISKEFKTYTFSFKTIKPNFRVVMGNLQSYNKEWQYLEGEIEASDAISLENTKQLISASQNGKNLKLKWPTEAADGEIFNFTIDSISRKMDDSEILIKWDGKSIGAENKGENTFKIPGRNNFTILDVKSTPGPQALLSINFSDPLMVNQDFAGLVTIENTNNLRYEVDGNVLNVYPPNRVVGDVKVNIFRGIKNTEGVGLKKEFSELISFEALKPAIRMISKGVILPNSASTPVYFEAVNLSKVDVRVIKIYQDNVLQFLQSYNLNDIESYDIRRVGRRIAKKTIDLKAGGLGGDASWKAYAINLSEYFNADPGAIYQLELSFKRDYITYDCAGIVAKETDTEEDDEDDYYENDPYYKMDSSEDEEIREQRYWDNEIYRWRTYNYNWEQQDNPCHPAYYNSDRVVTTNILGSDLGLIVKKGNNRTYQFFTTNLLTAEPENGVKIQIYNYQKQRVGAVLTESDGKGIFDNSQNAAFAIAQKGNNYAYVKLEDGNALSMSNFDISGKELQKGLKGFTYTERGVYRPGDSIHLTFVLNDNANPLPKNHPVTLSVTDARGKLVQRTVLNKYSNFSPTGGDPAGRGGLGARGTKNFYYFPITTEASAPTGNWNATITVGGAQFSHTLKVATIKPNRLKIKLDFDDEILDATKPIKGTVSAMWLHGSPARDLKIDMTATLRASSSAFPKYPKYNFIDPVRNFDEVEIPVLDTKLSSEGSTSFSKNLEVGKNAPGMLKATFLTKVYEGGGDFSLDVFTKELAPYSYFVGLKSPEAREYGSYYTDENTSFDVQTVDAQGNPAGNRNLEVKVFQIEWRWWWNRGQDNLSTYENSTVHRPVKDFTITTDASGKGKFNINIPDEEGGRYLVRVIDPQSGHATGGVAYFYKNWWQRPSDGDAESAKMLVFSSNKDKYKVGEKASITFPSGSDGRALVSVENGTEVLETYWIETQKGKTQVAIPITEEMAPNIYVNISLLQPHNQTKNDLPMRLYGVIPISVENPSTVLHPKITMPEVLKPEENFTVKVSEENNKPMTYTLAVVDDGLLDLTRYKTPDIHGAFYSREALGVKTFDMFDYVIGAYSGSVDNIYAIGGGDEALGAKNRKADRFKPVVKYLGPFELAAGKTATHQIMMPNYVGSVRTMVVAGDNSKGAYGNAEKTTPVRKPLMVLASLPRKLSPGEKVTLPVTVFAMENKVKNVSISVKASDALKPVNGTSKTISFNSPGEQIVNFEFDVLPTQKFQTIEILASGNGEKASYKVEIDVENPNPISQKTTDYTLDGNASQTIDFATFGVPGSNGATLEFSTLPPMNFGRRMSFLIHYPYGCLEQTTSAAFPQLYLADVFDIPFDKKQQMEKNIKAAIERMNRFQTTNGGLAYWPGEREADEWTTNYAGHFMLEAQQKGYALPISFMSNWISYQQNTARQWRNSYAVYNSSLTQAYRLYTLALAGKPELAAMNRLRESKELSNDAKWRLAAAYALAGKKSVAQEIAQTANINFIPQKYDNYTYGSPFRNKAMALETMVLLDDPKQRDLALSLAKDLGMDRWYSTQETAYALLAMAKMVEKNGGKAMELTFTKNGKTEEVKSDRALVQKNLSFTMGSNSVTVTNKKGNVVYVTLSQTGKLPLGDEMAEQRNLSIKSQYLDGAGKVLDVTNLRQGTEIIAKVSITNTSSNAIKNVALAKIFPRGWEIVNTSFTELGGGASGNARYTDIRDDRVNFFFDLDRNETRTYTVKLNASYLGTYYLPGTQVEGMYDHSYFARNKGMWVEVKL
- a CDS encoding GIY-YIG nuclease family protein, coding for MKYYFTYIVLCSDNSYYTGITNDLERRLVQHNEGIKRDCYTFNRRPVELKWYLQCTNPSEAIKIEKQIKGWSRRKKTALIEENWQDLIEFSKNYTEYGHPDNRHLGTD